The genomic region AAAGAGAAGGCTGCAGGCTTGGGAGTGGGGGGTCATCTGGGAGACTGAAAACTTGAGTCACATTTTATCCAACCTGTTTGCCTTTCCAGGCTGTTCCTCAAGGAGCAGAACCCCCCAGACCAATGTTTCAGACCAGACATTCTGGGTAAGAGACATGGATCACTCTTGGGAGGAGGTGGCTTTCATAGCTCTTGCCCAAGAAGGCAAAGGGCCTTCTGTCTACCTTCATTCTGAGCTTTCTGACACTGTCTTTTGCAAACCAAATCCccaactgcccccacccccaacaccttACTATCTCTCTTGGTCCTTCCTTCCTGGTCGCTTTGGTTAGTGTGGGGTCTCTGCCTCCAGGTTCCTGACTCAGAAGGAAGCTGCAGTGGTGTGTCCTGCAGAGGGTCCCCAGATCAGTCCCACTGATTGTGAGCACAGGGGCCCAGAGACCTGCATTGTATCTGCCCGGCTCCCCTCCCTTCCTGATGATGATGTCTTTCTGGAAGAAGCCCCAACGTTGGTCAGAAGGAGATCACATCCAGTCTCCCATGACCCCTTGGGGCTTCCAACCAGGTGAATTCTCTTTTGCTTCTAAGCGGAGTAAGACACCCCCTTCCCATACATAGCTACAAAATGCTGGAGGGGCAGGAAACCCTCTCCTAACTGGAACCTGAGAATCTGGgtgatggggtgggggcaggtggccCTTGGAGACCATCACTGGTCTTTGGCCAGAGCTTTTTTTGATTCAGTATCTCTTCCACTTCCAGTGCTTACGACCTGCCGTATGGAGCTGGCTCAGGCCAAATGCCTGACCCGACTACAATCTCTCCAGAGTACCTCCTCCATGAGTGCCCAGAGGCAGCAGGGGCAGATGACTGCTGGCAGGGAATAAACAGTTTTGTGGGTTTCTCCAGTCTCACATGCTGCAGTCCCCCTGGGACTGCAAATGGTGACATTTCAACCATTGACTCCACTGGACTACTGACGACTGACTTCCCTGCAACTGCAGAGAGTGACTCTCTCAAACCTCTCCCAGTTGATGCTCTAGGTCTAGGACCTCCAGGCAATGATACCCAAGGGCTTCTTGATAACACTTGCCTTGTTTGGGGCACTGTCCAGCCTGATTCCAGACCAACATGGCCCAGTCCACGCCTGGAGGAGCTTGTTCAGGAGCTGGCCAGACTGGATCCTTCTCTAAGAGACACTCTCACCTCCAAACCCAGCCCAGAGCCACCTCTGGATCTGCTGGATGGGCTGATTCCTTTAGCTGAGGTCTGGGCTGCGATGACGCCAGCCTGTGGCAAGTCTGAAGAGGAGGCTGCTGGTATTTATGAGCCAGAGTGAGTGAGGGGCACAAGGGATTCAAACCCCCTGCAGTTTGGTGCAGGGCAACCCAGGGAGCTTTGGCTTTATCCAAGGTCTTATCTATCTAGCTCCACTCAGCTCCTGCCAACTTCTCAGGAAGAAACAAGGCCTGAAAACCTCATCAACCACCCTGTGTCTGAACCGTCATGTGGCCAGCGTCTCCCTGAGCCAAATAGCAATATCCAAGCTAAGAAAGTGAGTGTGGTAGAGGCTTAGTGGGACAAGAGACTGGAATCTGGCCTGAGAAGTCAGGGGCCTGGCCCCAGCCTTAAGTACATATCTACATCCTTCCTGCAGGTGGAGCTAGCGGACCTTCTCCAAAAGATGCTGCGGAACCTCCAGGCTGAGCAGAAGCAGCTGCAGGGGACAGCCCAGACCTGGGCCAGGCGCGGGGCTGCGCTGGAGGCCGCGGTAGGTCAGGCCTGTGCACCCCGCGAGCTAGAGCGGTTCAGCCGATTCATGACCGACCTAGAGCGCGTGCTTGGGCTCCTGCTGCTACTGGGCAGTCGCCTGGCTCGCGTGCGCAGCGCCCTGGCCCGGACAGGGGCAGACGGTGACCCTGACGAGCAGGTAAAGGGGCTTACTTAGGTCGCTGGAGAGCGGGGCGGTGAGCCGCACTCGCCCTGCTCACGGTACCTCTCCCTGTGGCTCCAGGCCTCTCTGTTGCAGCGACTCAGGCTCCTGCAGCGGCAGCAGGATGACGCCAGGGAGTTGAAGGCACATGTGGCGAGGCGCGAGCGGGCCCTGCGCGAGATGCTGGGTCGGGTACTCCCCGCCCGGGAGCAGCATGCATACTGCGCCCTCCTTGCTGGCAAGGCCGCTGTCTTGGCCCAGCAGCGCAGCCTAGACGAGCGGGTCCGGCTCCTTCAGGACCAACTGGACGCCATCAGGAGCGGCCTTGGTCATAGACTTCCATCTCCCGGGCTGGCCTGGCCTCCAGGGACTCATCCTCCGGATAAaccacccttcccttctctgctTATTTAGTTGCcggtggtggaggtggggagcATTGCCCCTGTCTGtcacccacgcagctgagggtGACTCTAGTTTACTGggtgcttttctcttgcagtggGTATGACCCAGGCTGGGCCCTCCCTCCCAGGATACTTCTTCCAAGTATTGTCATGTGGCCTTACCAAAGTTTTGTGGATTATTTGGTAATTAATTTATGGATTTTTAACAACTACAGTGTACCCCTTTTTGTGATAGGGGCTTGGTCAGCattgggtggagggagaggagatcAGTCAGAGTCTCAACTTAAGATGCAAAACCTCCAGATCAGCATCTGGATGTGATTAGTAAACAAGATCCCTCCCCCCCTCAATAAAAATTGATATGAGAAGTGTGTATGTCAACTGGAACATAGTCTGGGGGGAGGGATCTTGTTTACTGATCACAGGCACCAACTCTACCTGATGACAGCAGGAGAAGGATTTGTTGGAGGATATCAGGGAGGTCCAGTAATTGGTTGGAGAGCGGGAGCATCAAGTTTGAAAACAAGAAGGACCAGGGGGATGCTGGGTCCCTACCTCTACTGCCACCAGTATTCTCTGACTGTTCTGGTGACTGCATCGCTACCAAAGACAAGGTCTGATTGACTGAGTCTAACTCTTCTTTGCTGGTTTTACCCAAGCCCCCAACCTCAGTAGTGAAGTGGGGTACTGCTTCTCTTCAAAACTCAAtggatagagcctgacctgtggtggtgcagtgggatggggcgtcgacctggaacactggggttgccggtttgaagccttgggcttgcctggtcaaggcacgtatgggagttgatgcttcctgctcctcccccttctctctctctctcccctctctctagaagtcaataaataaaatattaaaaaaaaaaacctcaatggaTAGAGAAAATTCCCAAATAAAAAATAGGTCCAACTGCTCTGCTGTCTAAGAACCCTGAGAAATACCTGGTACACTTGGACATTTGGGGACATTTGTTCCAAgagctttcttcctcttccaattatATTATCAAAATTGAGTTTATTCCACTTTCCTTTGTATACTCTACTGGGTCAGCCAGGCTTGAGGAGGGCAGCAGGGAGTAGGAGCAGAAAGTGAGGCATGGGGTAGCTGGAGACCTACTATGTGAGGGCTGAGGATATGGAGAGGCAGCTCAGCTTTATGCTAGAGATGCTGATCTGGAGGTGGGCAGGATTGGGAGGAGGGAGTTAGAGGCTGAGACAGGACACACAGTCTCCTGTATTTGtgcatcagcccagtgtacaCAGAATCAATGTTAAGTTCTCAAATATACATTTGAAAATCTGCTTTAGTATTTGTAGCTACAAATGCCAGGGAGAAGAACAGTGTTCATGCAAATATTCAGTGTATTTTTGGAAGTTGGGCACATTAAAaggcatgtgtatgtgtatttaaagCCAACTGATCCCAAAGTGAGAGATCTCTGCCTCTGGCCTGGTTTTCTGATGCGTATTGTCACTAAGTGTAACTGGTTGGGAATTTTAAATGGTCGTATTCATAGCAAAAGCATTAGTTAAAACAGTCACACTATTGAGCACAGAACAATGTTCACATTGTGCCTTTTTATAAAAAGCATATGGGGCTCCTGCTGAGGCAGTTGTGGTGGGTCCTAACATTATGCTTTGAACACTGGGCAGAGCCTTGGCTCCAAGGTCCTCAGTCTAACAGGGCCGCTGGCTCCTAGATGTGTTGTGGATGGAATCTCCTTATTTCTGACTCTTGCCCTGTGCAGGCCCCATTGTATTCTCCCATTGTAATATTCTTAGAAACACACTTAATGGGTTCCTTTAAGCCAGTGGAAATTATGTATTTCAGACAAAGCACTCGTAGGCCAGGGGAGCAGCCTCTGGCATTGTTGGGTTAAACTGCACTTTGGCTCTGGGCTAGGTTTTTCCATGGGGAGATATGAGGCTTCTCTGTGTGTCCCTACAACATCTGGGGAGCTATCAAAGTAGGTGGACAATTGCACCCGTCCTTTCAGTTtgcccctgtcttgtttctgccTTAGTTTATCTCCCTCCCACACTGTTATTCCGAGTGCAAGAATGAGCTCACCACAGGTGTTCAGtattggacacacacacacacacacacacacacacacacacacaaagatttggAGGCCCCAGGAGCTGGGTGAATTTCAACCCTCCGGGACACTGCCAGCAGAGGGCACTGTTCTCCTTACCATGAAAGCTGATACCTACACCTGACCACCTGCAGCTTCCCCTGCTACCAGGCCCTCTGGGATAGCCAAGGAGTATTTGGCCCTGCAGAGCAGTGTTCCTGCTGGGCCTAAAGGCTGGGTCTTGGCCTTTTTGCTTTTGTCGAAAAGCAGTTCTGGCCAGGCAGCCCTGGGGAGGCTGGCTCGCTCTCCTTTGTTGCTGGTTAATGAGACGAGGTGATAAagttataaagtaccacaccccagattctgaaaggcactgtacctcacttcattgagttcacgtagagacaccgaGTCTATATAaactttgaagagttttattagaggaggagagttattaaatatgccagccgcatatggctgacacggggcatcagaCTCAAATCGTGCAGttcccaaaatagttcaggggctgcttatatacccttgatcacacatgggcaggggagagcataACATCATGGTAacgagctggcaacatttgtttagggcatacacagaaacattaagactttttttttttttttgtatttttctgaagctggaaacggggagagacagtcagacagactcccgcatgcgcccgaccgggatccacccagcacgcccaccaggggcgatgctctgcccaccagggggcaatgctctgcccctctggggcgtcgctctgccgcgaccagagccactctagcgcctggggcagaggccaaggagccatccccagcgcccgggccatctttgctccaatggagccttggctgcgggaggggaagagagagacagagaggaaggagggggagggggtggagaagcagatgggcacttctcctatgtgccctggccgggaatcaaacccgggtcccccgcacaccaggccgacgctctaccgctgagtcaaccggccagggcaagacttttaaggtaacacaatcaaagacatttacaaatctttcagggttcctctt from Saccopteryx leptura isolate mSacLep1 chromosome 6, mSacLep1_pri_phased_curated, whole genome shotgun sequence harbors:
- the SHROOM1 gene encoding protein Shroom1, which encodes MEALGPGGDRASPASTTRSLDLRRLSVRADSAYSSFSAASSSAEPRTPLPGSDLLPYLDWDYVRLVWGGPGPGLAAAAAALRTSPQPRPGAAARSGPRPPQVQGAPGPLSRQATPLLFALAAEAEAAARAVEPPSPPASRAAYLQRLQGAQRRVLRETSFQRKELRMSLPARLRPTVPARPPAAHLRSASLGHPGREGELARSGAPAPGIASGGHLANQRQKWCFSEPGKLDSVGRGGGMTGGCAGGACSSFGLARPETQELQRQALTEFEGHQIKWLPQGTKSPEPSSLKLGIAYRPFRRSQSTSGEALGSWVGPGEPIPIVQAVPQGAEPPRPMFQTRHSGFLTQKEAAVVCPAEGPQISPTDCEHRGPETCIVSARLPSLPDDDVFLEEAPTLVRRRSHPVSHDPLGLPTSAYDLPYGAGSGQMPDPTTISPEYLLHECPEAAGADDCWQGINSFVGFSSLTCCSPPGTANGDISTIDSTGLLTTDFPATAESDSLKPLPVDALGLGPPGNDTQGLLDNTCLVWGTVQPDSRPTWPSPRLEELVQELARLDPSLRDTLTSKPSPEPPLDLLDGLIPLAEVWAAMTPACGKSEEEAAGIYEPESYLSSSTQLLPTSQEETRPENLINHPVSEPSCGQRLPEPNSNIQAKKVELADLLQKMLRNLQAEQKQLQGTAQTWARRGAALEAAVGQACAPRELERFSRFMTDLERVLGLLLLLGSRLARVRSALARTGADGDPDEQASLLQRLRLLQRQQDDARELKAHVARRERALREMLGRVLPAREQHAYCALLAGKAAVLAQQRSLDERVRLLQDQLDAIRSGLGHRLPSPGLAWPPGTHPPDKPPFPSLLI